Proteins encoded in a region of the Tripterygium wilfordii isolate XIE 37 chromosome 21, ASM1340144v1, whole genome shotgun sequence genome:
- the LOC119988529 gene encoding uncharacterized protein LOC119988529 yields MMRPPRPTYAELVSQLQCHDQWNALVPENNVSTLDPLNGSNASYAFIGQKQQGKHFGGQTRGEKNLSSPFTSNGRGFQAQGGQHGNHTSHINNGSRRPAPPGCRRMTPNEREMYLNEVCTHCKGVGHIAKICWWLQRAKQQQPEEIPHALAALTLDNTISETEWTADTGASNHMTGTRNRTTGDYRSTQG; encoded by the exons ATGATGAGGCCACCACGCCCGACTTATGCAGAACTCGTCTCACAATTACAATGCCACGATCAGTGGAATGCGCTGGTACCTGAAAACAATGTAAGTACTCTAGATCCATTAAATGGCTCAAATGCATCTTATGCTTTTATTGGACAGAAACAACAAGGCAAACATTTTGGAGGACAAACACGTGGAGAAAAAAATTTGTCCTCACCATTCACAAGCAATGGCCGTGGCTTCCAAGCCCAAGGAGGACAACATGGAAATCATACTTCACATATCAACAATGGATCCCGTAGACCAGCTCCTCCAGGATGTCGACGTATGACTCCCAATGAAAGAGAAATGTACCTGAATGAGGTATGTACTCACTGCAAAGGAGTGGGTCACATTGCCAAAATCTGCTGGTGGCTCCAACGCGCAAAACAACAACAGCCAGAGGAAATTCCGCATGCACTTGCTGCACTCACGCTTGACAACACCATTTCAGAAACAGAATGGACAGCTGACACAGGTGCATCAAACCACATGACAG GAACGAGAAACAGGACAACAGGTGATTACAGGAGCACGCAAGGGTGA